The following are from one region of the Paenibacillus sp. KS-LC4 genome:
- the glsA gene encoding glutaminase A — MQTLLPEWVEISRQQALHGKVASYIPELAKSPKDALGIHIVGAEGQVASAGDCGISFTMQSISKVFTLILALMDNGEEAVFAKVGMEPTGDSFNSMLKLELVQPGIPFNPLINAGAIAISSLIAGSGREEKSARVLDFFRKLSGNSALDYDNEVYLSEAKTANLNRSMAYFLKDKQVLQGEVEEVLDVYFRHCSISVTCADLARMALVMAHNGTDPVTGAELIPRRYVQIAKTFMITCGMYNASGEFAIQVGLPAKSGVSGGILAIVPGRYGIGVVGPSLHRKGNSIAGVHLLETLSRTFDLSLF; from the coding sequence ATGCAAACCCTGCTGCCCGAGTGGGTAGAAATCTCCCGCCAGCAGGCTCTTCATGGCAAAGTGGCCTCCTACATACCTGAGCTTGCAAAATCCCCCAAGGACGCCTTGGGCATTCATATTGTAGGTGCGGAAGGTCAAGTAGCATCTGCAGGAGATTGCGGCATATCCTTTACTATGCAAAGCATTTCCAAAGTTTTTACGCTTATCCTTGCGTTAATGGATAATGGCGAGGAGGCGGTTTTCGCCAAGGTTGGCATGGAGCCGACCGGGGACAGCTTCAACTCCATGCTCAAGCTGGAGCTTGTGCAGCCCGGTATCCCCTTTAATCCGCTGATCAATGCTGGAGCGATTGCGATTTCTTCGCTGATTGCCGGGAGCGGCAGGGAGGAGAAATCAGCTCGCGTGCTCGATTTTTTCCGCAAGCTCTCAGGCAATAGTGCGCTGGATTATGATAACGAGGTATATCTCTCAGAAGCCAAAACGGCAAACTTGAATCGGTCGATGGCTTATTTTCTGAAGGATAAGCAGGTGCTGCAGGGGGAAGTCGAGGAAGTGCTCGACGTGTATTTCCGGCACTGCTCAATCAGCGTCACCTGCGCGGATCTGGCTCGCATGGCGCTCGTTATGGCGCATAATGGAACCGATCCCGTCACTGGCGCTGAGCTGATACCACGCCGTTACGTGCAAATCGCCAAAACGTTTATGATTACATGCGGCATGTATAATGCCTCGGGAGAATTTGCGATTCAAGTGGGCTTGCCAGCAAAAAGCGGCGTATCCGGCGGTATTCTCGCGATCGTTCCAGGTCGCTACGGCATCGGCGTCGTCGGGCCATCCCTGCACCGCAAGGGCAATAGCATTGCAGGCGTGCATTTGCTCGAAACGTTGTCACGAACATTTGACTTAAGCTTATTTTAA